Proteins encoded by one window of Maliibacterium massiliense:
- a CDS encoding RpiB/LacA/LacB family sugar-phosphate isomerase, translating into METIDRMGVRPLENLVFTGPVALGADGAGSELKGRIMDYFDMYNVPYINYGMDEVAPGDYPVYAQQVAEAVRSGQAQCGIVFCGTGIGISMAAGKVPGVYAARCDCMEQVRIARQTLDVNVLSMGGRVTGLGLAAEMVWSFMTTAYDASTGGRALLEQAEAKHLK; encoded by the coding sequence ATGGAAACGATTGATCGAATGGGTGTACGCCCGCTGGAAAACCTGGTATTCACCGGCCCGGTGGCGCTGGGCGCCGATGGCGCGGGCAGTGAGCTCAAAGGTCGCATCATGGATTATTTCGACATGTACAACGTTCCGTACATCAACTACGGCATGGACGAGGTGGCCCCCGGCGATTATCCCGTCTACGCCCAGCAGGTGGCCGAGGCAGTGCGCAGCGGCCAGGCCCAGTGCGGCATCGTGTTCTGCGGCACGGGCATCGGCATCAGCATGGCGGCGGGCAAGGTGCCCGGCGTGTATGCGGCGCGCTGCGATTGCATGGAGCAGGTGCGCATCGCGCGCCAGACGCTGGACGTCAACGTCCTGTCCATGGGCGGCCGTGTGACGGGCTTGGGTCTTGCCGCGGAGATGGTGTGGTCCTTCATGACCACCGCGTACGATGCCTCCACCGGCGGCCGCGCGCTGCTGGAACAGGCGGAAGCCAAGCACCTGAAATAA
- a CDS encoding RpiB/LacA/LacB family sugar-phosphate isomerase — translation MKVIVGADGSGFAMKEDIANQVRGMGHEVVLLDTARFDQIALEAAEAIAAGKADRAILMDASGAGTQIICNKVPGVLAAQAGDVYSARLTRGHNDTNVLCIGSEVTGPAVARACVAIWMETGYDGGPHAPRLAMMDACVNEYFK, via the coding sequence ATGAAAGTGATTGTAGGCGCAGACGGCAGCGGCTTCGCCATGAAGGAAGATATTGCAAACCAGGTCAGGGGCATGGGCCACGAGGTCGTTCTGCTGGACACCGCGCGCTTTGACCAGATCGCCCTGGAGGCCGCCGAGGCGATTGCCGCAGGCAAGGCGGATCGCGCCATCCTCATGGACGCAAGCGGCGCGGGCACGCAGATCATCTGCAACAAGGTGCCCGGCGTGCTGGCGGCCCAGGCCGGCGACGTGTACTCGGCCCGCCTGACGCGCGGCCACAACGATACCAACGTGCTGTGCATCGGCAGCGAGGTGACCGGCCCCGCCGTGGCGCGCGCCTGCGTGGCCATCTGGATGGAGACGGGCTACGACGGCGGCCCCCACGCGCCCCGCCTTGCGATGATGGATGCGTGTGTCAACGAGTACTTCAAGTAA
- a CDS encoding L-threonylcarbamoyladenylate synthase, translated as MRYQTIVAPADDADALAQAAALIRAGELVGFPTETVYGLGANALDGRAVSKIFAAKGRPADNPLIVHIAAASQVDALCRAISDKARCLMRLFWPGPLTLVLPKADSIPDAVSAGLDTVGVRMPALEAARALIEQAGVPIAAPSANLSGRPSPTDAATVYADMQGRIPMILDGGPCSVGVESTVLDMTKRIPVILRPGGVTREMLQRAVGDVSVHKAVLAPLAHLKAASPGMKYTHYAPQAEVIVVSGQPEAVEAHIKRRYDALAGVGKRVLIFCTSETAPAYAGYEAHVWGTRAQLESVARHLFSALRHADALGADVVLCEATDVADMGLAVMNRLLRAAGFHQETADTI; from the coding sequence ATGCGCTATCAAACCATCGTGGCTCCGGCGGATGATGCGGACGCGCTTGCGCAGGCGGCGGCGCTCATCCGCGCTGGGGAGCTGGTGGGCTTTCCCACAGAGACGGTGTACGGCCTGGGCGCAAACGCGCTGGACGGGCGGGCCGTCAGCAAAATATTCGCGGCCAAGGGGCGCCCTGCGGACAACCCGCTGATCGTGCACATTGCTGCGGCCAGCCAGGTGGACGCGCTGTGCCGCGCCATCAGCGACAAGGCTCGATGCCTGATGCGGCTGTTTTGGCCCGGCCCGCTGACGCTGGTGCTGCCCAAAGCGGATAGCATCCCCGATGCGGTGAGCGCGGGGCTGGACACGGTGGGGGTGCGTATGCCCGCGCTGGAAGCGGCGCGTGCACTGATCGAGCAGGCGGGCGTGCCCATCGCCGCGCCCTCGGCCAACCTTTCAGGCAGGCCCAGCCCCACCGACGCGGCTACGGTGTATGCGGATATGCAGGGGCGCATCCCCATGATCCTGGACGGCGGTCCCTGCAGCGTGGGCGTGGAATCCACGGTGCTGGATATGACAAAACGCATTCCGGTGATCCTGCGCCCGGGCGGGGTGACGCGCGAGATGCTGCAGCGCGCGGTGGGGGACGTATCCGTGCATAAAGCGGTGCTTGCGCCGCTTGCGCATCTCAAGGCGGCCTCGCCGGGCATGAAGTACACCCACTACGCCCCCCAGGCCGAGGTGATCGTGGTATCCGGCCAGCCCGAGGCGGTGGAGGCGCACATCAAGCGGCGCTATGACGCGCTTGCAGGCGTGGGCAAGCGGGTGCTGATCTTTTGCACCAGCGAGACTGCGCCCGCCTACGCGGGCTACGAGGCCCACGTCTGGGGGACGCGCGCGCAGCTGGAGAGTGTGGCCCGGCACCTGTTTTCCGCGCTGCGCCATGCCGACGCGCTTGGGGCGGACGTGGTGCTGTGCGAGGCTACGGACGTGGCGGACATGGGGCTTGCGGTAATGAACCGGCTGCTGCGTGCGGCGGGGTTCCACCAGGAGACTGCGGATACAATCTGA
- the rpiB gene encoding ribose 5-phosphate isomerase B, with translation MTIGVGSDHAGFELKEIIKAHLVQAGYEVKDFGAYSTDKANYVLHATAVAEAVASGTCARGIIICGTGIGVSIAANKVPGVRAALCSDTFSARMTRMHNDANVLTMGARVVGMGLALDIVDAFMGNAYEGGRHQERLDELQALEQKYSK, from the coding sequence GTGACAATTGGGGTAGGATCGGACCATGCGGGTTTTGAACTGAAGGAGATCATCAAGGCGCACCTTGTGCAGGCGGGCTACGAGGTCAAGGACTTTGGCGCCTACAGCACGGATAAGGCCAACTACGTGCTGCACGCAACTGCTGTTGCCGAGGCGGTCGCCTCGGGCACGTGCGCGCGCGGCATCATCATCTGCGGCACAGGCATCGGCGTGAGTATCGCTGCAAACAAGGTGCCCGGCGTGCGTGCGGCGCTGTGCAGCGACACCTTCAGCGCGCGCATGACCCGCATGCACAACGACGCAAATGTGCTGACTATGGGCGCGCGTGTAGTGGGCATGGGCCTGGCGCTGGATATTGTAGACGCGTTTATGGGCAATGCCTACGAGGGGGGACGCCATCAGGAGCGCCTCGACGAGCTCCAGGCGCTGGAGCAGAAGTACAGCAAATAG